From Acidihalobacter aeolianus, a single genomic window includes:
- the xerD gene encoding site-specific tyrosine recombinase XerD, translated as MPADTATAAPPAWRGQIEAFLDALWAERGLSDHTLTAYRHDLEGLARALDRQGLGLLQARREHLLDYLSSRLAAGGSPRSSARLLSTLRRFYRQMQRDGRIAGDPTAEIDPPRLGRPLPDALSEADVEHLLAAPAVSTPEGLRDRAMLELLYATGLRVSELVGLVESRLNLRHGVVRVIGKGSRERLVPVGDEASAWVERYLAEARPELMKGHGVSTALFVTRRGGPMTRQAFWYLIRRHARHAGIDKHLSPHTLRHAFATHLLNHGADLRVVQMLLGHSDLSTTQIYTHVAKARLQALHAAHHPRG; from the coding sequence ATGCCGGCTGACACTGCCACCGCGGCACCACCGGCCTGGCGCGGCCAGATCGAGGCCTTTCTGGACGCCCTGTGGGCCGAGCGGGGTCTGTCGGACCATACCCTGACCGCCTACCGCCACGACCTCGAAGGCCTGGCGCGCGCACTCGACCGGCAGGGGCTCGGCCTGCTGCAGGCGCGCCGCGAACACCTGCTCGACTATCTCAGCAGTCGGCTGGCGGCGGGGGGCAGCCCGCGTTCCAGCGCACGCCTGCTGTCGACCCTGCGCCGTTTCTACCGCCAGATGCAGCGCGACGGCCGCATCGCCGGCGATCCCACCGCCGAGATCGATCCGCCGCGGCTCGGCCGGCCGCTGCCGGACGCGCTTTCCGAGGCGGACGTGGAGCATCTGCTGGCGGCACCGGCGGTATCCACGCCCGAAGGCCTGCGCGACCGCGCCATGCTGGAGTTGCTGTACGCCACCGGCCTGCGCGTGTCCGAGCTGGTCGGGCTGGTCGAATCGCGGCTCAACCTCAGACACGGCGTGGTGCGGGTGATCGGCAAGGGCTCGCGCGAGCGCCTGGTGCCGGTAGGCGACGAGGCTTCCGCCTGGGTCGAGCGCTATCTGGCCGAGGCGCGGCCCGAGCTGATGAAGGGCCACGGCGTCAGTACGGCGCTGTTCGTCACCCGCCGCGGCGGGCCGATGACGCGGCAGGCCTTCTGGTATCTCATCCGCCGCCACGCCCGCCATGCCGGGATCGACAAGCACCTCTCGCCGCACACCCTGCGCCACGCCTTCGCCACCCATCTGCTCAACCACGGCGCCGATCTGCGCGTGGTGCAGATGCTGCTCGGCCACAGCGACCTCTCCACCACCCAGATCTATACCCACGTCGCCAAGGCCCGTCTGCAGGCCCTGCATGCCGCGCATCACCCGCGCGGCTGA
- a CDS encoding slipin family protein produces MYLIIPILLILGLAFASIRVMPEYQRGVVFFLGRFQAVKGPGLIFAIPAIQQVVRVDLRVITMDVPSQDVISRDNVTVKVNAVLYFRVVDAEKAIIQVENYYMATSQLAQTTLRSVLGKHELDEMLAERDRLNSDIQEILDEQTSSWGIKVTNVELKQVELDESMVRAISRQAEAERERRAKVINAEGELQASQTLLKAASVIAQNPQALQLRYLQTVSDMSTRNSSTILFPLPMDLFKPLMQAVSPGKGAADEDAG; encoded by the coding sequence ATGTATCTGATTATTCCAATTTTATTGATTCTTGGGCTGGCCTTCGCCTCGATCCGTGTGATGCCCGAATACCAGCGTGGCGTGGTATTCTTCCTGGGGCGTTTCCAGGCAGTGAAAGGCCCTGGATTGATCTTCGCGATCCCGGCCATCCAGCAGGTGGTGCGGGTGGATCTGCGCGTCATCACCATGGATGTCCCCAGCCAGGACGTCATCTCGCGTGACAACGTCACGGTCAAGGTGAACGCCGTGCTGTACTTCCGTGTGGTCGACGCCGAAAAGGCGATCATCCAGGTGGAGAACTACTACATGGCGACCAGTCAGCTCGCGCAGACCACGCTGCGTTCCGTGCTTGGCAAGCACGAGCTGGACGAGATGCTGGCCGAGCGTGACCGCCTCAACAGCGACATCCAGGAGATCCTCGATGAGCAGACCTCCTCCTGGGGCATCAAGGTGACCAACGTCGAACTCAAGCAGGTCGAGCTGGACGAGAGCATGGTGCGCGCCATCTCCCGCCAGGCCGAGGCCGAGCGCGAGCGGCGCGCCAAGGTGATCAACGCCGAGGGCGAGCTGCAGGCCTCGCAGACTCTGCTCAAGGCCGCGAGCGTCATCGCGCAGAACCCGCAGGCGCTGCAGCTGCGCTATCTGCAGACGGTCAGCGACATGTCCACGCGCAACAGCTCCACCATCCTGTTTCCGTTGCCCATGGACCTGTTCAAGCCGCTGATGCAGGCCGTCTCGCCGGGCAAGGGCGCCGCGGACGAAGATGCCGGCTGA
- a CDS encoding NfeD family protein, with protein sequence MIFRSALLALICCLFVVPGAWASDSQAIVMHLDGHLGPSQLAFVRNGLAVARDRDAALVVLAVDVDGADAAATDDIVQAILHSPVPVAGLAFPAGAQLGPAGTRILSACSVAAMAPTTRLELGKSTGPLHTLAERYGRKVDWQQVDAHAGKHLTAAEAARMHLVDLLATDPEALVLAADGRRVRTDAGWQILHTGDLHIMPLEPAGKEGFMAWIGDPNVAFLLLLIGFFGIVFELAGPGMILPGTVGAVALILALIGLQGLPINYLGMGLMLAGIAMMVGESFVALFAVLGLAGVAVFTAGSLLLFDSHDIRVSLPTIGATAAVSAGFFLWLIGRLLRLRRRGAVSGREAMIGARGVVAEDFAGTGHIHVNGELWQASSATPLHRGQHVRVVSMEGLELTVVPEEN encoded by the coding sequence GTGATCTTCCGGTCCGCGCTCCTCGCCCTGATCTGCTGTCTTTTCGTGGTCCCCGGCGCCTGGGCATCCGACTCCCAGGCCATCGTGATGCATCTCGACGGCCACCTCGGCCCATCTCAGCTGGCCTTTGTCCGCAATGGCCTTGCCGTGGCACGCGATCGCGATGCGGCGCTGGTGGTGCTTGCCGTCGATGTGGATGGCGCCGATGCTGCGGCGACGGACGATATCGTGCAGGCGATCCTGCACTCACCCGTTCCGGTCGCCGGCCTGGCCTTCCCTGCGGGAGCACAGCTTGGACCTGCGGGGACCCGCATTCTGTCCGCCTGCAGCGTGGCGGCCATGGCGCCCACAACGCGCCTGGAGCTGGGTAAGTCCACCGGGCCGCTGCACACGCTGGCGGAGCGCTACGGTCGCAAGGTCGACTGGCAACAGGTTGATGCGCACGCCGGCAAGCACCTGACCGCCGCCGAGGCGGCGCGCATGCATCTCGTCGATCTGTTGGCCACGGACCCTGAAGCCCTGGTGCTGGCGGCGGACGGCCGCCGCGTGCGCACGGACGCGGGCTGGCAGATTCTGCATACGGGCGACCTGCACATCATGCCGCTCGAACCGGCTGGCAAGGAGGGTTTCATGGCCTGGATAGGCGATCCCAACGTGGCGTTTCTGCTGCTGCTCATCGGCTTCTTCGGCATCGTCTTCGAGCTGGCCGGTCCGGGCATGATCCTGCCCGGCACCGTCGGCGCGGTGGCACTGATTCTGGCGCTGATCGGGCTGCAGGGCCTGCCCATCAACTACCTCGGCATGGGGTTGATGCTGGCGGGCATTGCGATGATGGTGGGCGAGAGCTTCGTCGCCCTGTTCGCGGTGCTCGGGCTCGCCGGCGTAGCCGTGTTCACGGCCGGCTCCCTGCTGCTGTTCGACAGTCACGACATCCGCGTTTCCCTGCCAACGATCGGCGCCACGGCAGCGGTGTCCGCAGGCTTCTTCCTATGGCTGATCGGGCGCCTGCTGCGCCTGCGGCGGCGCGGGGCGGTCAGCGGCCGCGAGGCCATGATCGGCGCCCGAGGCGTGGTCGCGGAGGATTTTGCCGGAACCGGTCACATCCACGTCAACGGCGAGCTATGGCAGGCCAGCAGTGCCACCCCCCTGCATCGCGGGCAACACGTGCGCGTGGTGTCGATGGAGGGGTTGGAACTTACAGTAGTCCCTGAGGAGAATTAG
- the mobB gene encoding molybdopterin-guanine dinucleotide biosynthesis protein B, which translates to MPDLPFPRPVLGFAAWSGSGKTTLLARLLPLLRARGLHIAMIKHAHHNFDIDQPGKDSHTLRKAGAEQMLIASRRRWALMVESPDEREPELAELLAHLDPAWADLVLVEGFKHERFPKIEVHRAAVGKPLLHPEDPDIIAVATDSPLDTTLPCLDIDDPAAVAEFVVRHCLSAA; encoded by the coding sequence ATGCCTGATCTACCCTTTCCACGCCCCGTTCTCGGTTTTGCCGCCTGGAGCGGCAGCGGCAAGACCACCCTGCTCGCCCGTCTGCTGCCATTGCTGCGCGCGCGCGGCCTGCACATCGCGATGATCAAGCACGCGCATCACAACTTCGACATCGATCAGCCGGGAAAGGACAGTCACACCCTGCGCAAGGCCGGCGCCGAGCAGATGCTGATCGCCTCGCGCCGCCGCTGGGCGCTGATGGTGGAATCGCCCGACGAGCGCGAGCCCGAACTCGCCGAATTGCTCGCCCACCTCGATCCCGCATGGGCCGATCTGGTGCTGGTCGAGGGTTTCAAGCACGAGCGCTTCCCCAAGATCGAGGTCCACCGCGCTGCCGTGGGCAAGCCGCTGCTGCACCCCGAGGACCCCGACATCATCGCCGTGGCGACCGACTCCCCGCTCGACACCACGCTGCCCTGTCTCGACATCGACGACCCTGCGGCCGTGGCTGAATTCGTCGTCAGGCATTGCCTGTCCGCCGCGTGA
- the moeA gene encoding molybdopterin molybdotransferase MoeA: protein MSTPSSCDETDLEALTVEQALARVLDTVEPVGGSERVDLRSAHGRVLAHAVSAPFDVPPHANSAMDGFALRHADLATGERLHIVGEAFAGRPYRGEVGAGECVRVMTGGVVPHDTDTVVQQEHVAVEGDGIRVQRSPQAGANIRHPGEDLRAGATVLSAGQRLGAAELGLLASLGLAEIDVRRLPRVAYFSTGDELRAAGEELREGDIYDSNRITLHGLLSDAGVHAIDLGHLPDDEAITRGAMAQAAEQADLIVTTGGASVGDADFVTRILREGGGAGFWKIAMKPGRPLNFGRFGNALFFGLPGNPVSAMVTFALFVRPAIKRLRGEAYVPPLVLHAVTRSALRKVPGRTDFQRGRLTQHSDGTLEVEAAGIQASHILSGMSRANCLIRLPRESASVEAGAAVEVIPFHELFR, encoded by the coding sequence ATGAGCACCCCGAGCAGTTGCGACGAAACCGATCTCGAAGCCCTGACCGTCGAACAGGCGCTGGCGCGCGTGCTCGACACCGTCGAGCCGGTCGGCGGCAGCGAACGCGTCGATCTGCGCAGCGCCCACGGACGGGTGCTGGCGCACGCCGTTTCCGCACCCTTCGACGTGCCGCCGCATGCCAATTCCGCGATGGACGGCTTTGCCCTGCGCCACGCCGATCTTGCAACCGGCGAGCGCCTGCACATCGTCGGAGAGGCCTTTGCCGGCCGCCCGTACCGCGGCGAAGTCGGTGCCGGCGAGTGCGTGCGCGTGATGACCGGCGGCGTGGTCCCGCACGACACCGACACCGTGGTGCAGCAGGAGCACGTGGCCGTAGAAGGCGACGGCATTCGCGTGCAGAGGTCGCCGCAAGCCGGCGCCAACATCCGCCACCCCGGCGAGGATCTGCGCGCAGGTGCCACCGTCCTCTCCGCCGGGCAGCGCCTCGGCGCCGCGGAGCTCGGACTACTCGCCTCGCTGGGCCTGGCCGAGATCGACGTACGCCGACTGCCCCGTGTGGCCTATTTTTCCACCGGCGACGAACTGCGTGCGGCCGGCGAGGAACTCCGCGAGGGCGACATCTACGACAGCAACCGTATCACCCTGCACGGCCTTTTGAGCGATGCCGGCGTACACGCGATCGACCTCGGTCACCTGCCGGACGACGAGGCGATCACCCGCGGCGCGATGGCTCAGGCCGCCGAACAGGCGGATCTGATCGTTACCACCGGCGGCGCTTCAGTGGGCGACGCCGACTTCGTGACCCGTATCCTGCGCGAGGGTGGCGGCGCAGGATTCTGGAAGATCGCCATGAAACCGGGCCGACCGCTCAATTTCGGCCGTTTCGGCAACGCCCTGTTCTTCGGCCTGCCGGGCAACCCGGTCTCCGCCATGGTCACCTTCGCACTGTTCGTCCGCCCAGCCATCAAGCGCCTGCGCGGCGAGGCCTACGTGCCGCCGCTCGTCCTGCACGCGGTGACGCGTTCGGCCCTGCGCAAGGTGCCGGGTCGCACCGACTTCCAGCGCGGCCGTCTCACACAACACTCGGACGGCACGCTCGAAGTCGAGGCCGCCGGCATCCAGGCTTCGCATATACTCAGCGGCATGAGCCGAGCCAACTGCCTGATCCGCCTGCCGCGCGAGTCCGCTTCGGTCGAAGCCGGCGCCGCGGTCGAGGTCATTCCGTTCCACGAACTTTTTCGCTAG
- a CDS encoding DUF929 family protein, whose amino-acid sequence MRHSRITATLRLSALALVALPMLAIPMAQAGSLAPSPTPAGLDQPVSSTIMKNLAQAAHDGLSAKRSPDYTSMQSLSGPNPAQAAGKSTVLYIGADYCPFCGALRWPLTIALMRFGDFQGLRTMRSSPKDVYPNTTTLSFAQAKYTSRYVDFVPVETSDRLGHPLMPLKGESLKLFKKFDAEPYTSHPEGIPFLYIGGRWLLLGAPVNPALFAKLDWAQISAKLADPNGMLSKVVMPQANLITAAICQTTQQKPAEVCKAPGIQSAAQMLPPTS is encoded by the coding sequence ATGCGTCACTCTCGGATTACCGCAACGCTGCGCCTGTCGGCGCTCGCCCTCGTCGCCCTGCCCATGCTCGCAATCCCGATGGCGCAAGCGGGGAGCCTGGCACCGAGTCCCACACCCGCCGGGCTTGATCAACCGGTTTCGTCCACCATCATGAAGAATCTGGCACAGGCCGCGCACGACGGGCTATCCGCCAAGCGCTCTCCGGATTACACCTCGATGCAATCGCTCAGCGGCCCCAATCCGGCGCAGGCCGCCGGCAAGAGCACCGTGCTCTACATCGGCGCCGACTACTGCCCCTTCTGCGGCGCACTTCGCTGGCCGCTGACCATCGCGCTGATGCGCTTCGGCGACTTCCAGGGTCTGCGCACCATGCGCTCAAGCCCCAAGGACGTCTATCCGAACACCACCACGCTGAGTTTCGCCCAGGCCAAGTACACCAGCCGTTATGTCGACTTCGTTCCCGTGGAGACCTCGGATCGCCTCGGCCATCCGCTCATGCCACTCAAGGGAGAATCCCTGAAGCTGTTCAAGAAATTCGATGCCGAACCCTATACCTCACACCCAGAGGGTATTCCGTTCCTGTACATCGGCGGCCGGTGGTTGCTGCTCGGCGCACCGGTTAATCCAGCGCTGTTCGCCAAACTGGACTGGGCGCAGATCTCCGCCAAACTGGCCGATCCGAACGGCATGCTGAGCAAGGTGGTCATGCCGCAGGCCAATCTGATCACCGCGGCGATCTGCCAGACTACGCAGCAGAAGCCCGCCGAGGTGTGCAAGGCACCCGGCATCCAGTCCGCCGCGCAGATGCTACCACCGACTTCGTGA
- a CDS encoding host attachment protein, protein MINSIWVLVANAGRARLFCSNSRNGKLIEQAAWIDGEARLKSREIVTDKAGRARNASGQSRHAMEPKIDPKSEEAARFARMICQKLAEVMQNSPCERLHIAAAPAFLGRLREVMGNTLRCKVSTEIAKDLTTLDEMNLRRHLPDFL, encoded by the coding sequence ATGATCAATTCCATCTGGGTTCTAGTCGCCAACGCGGGACGCGCCCGCCTCTTCTGCTCCAACTCGCGCAACGGCAAGCTGATCGAGCAGGCCGCATGGATCGACGGCGAGGCGCGTTTGAAGAGTCGCGAGATCGTGACCGACAAGGCCGGTCGCGCACGCAACGCCAGCGGACAAAGCCGTCATGCCATGGAACCCAAAATCGACCCCAAGTCCGAGGAAGCGGCCCGTTTCGCACGCATGATCTGTCAGAAACTGGCCGAAGTGATGCAGAACTCGCCCTGCGAACGACTGCACATCGCCGCCGCTCCGGCGTTTCTCGGACGTCTGCGCGAGGTCATGGGTAACACCTTGCGCTGCAAAGTCTCCACCGAGATCGCCAAGGACCTGACCACCCTCGACGAGATGAACCTGCGTCGGCATCTGCCCGACTTCCTGTAA
- a CDS encoding SixA phosphatase family protein translates to MKTLTLLRHAKSSWKQPDLTDFDRPLNDRGQTDAPETGRRLARRGFKPTRIISSPAVRARATAEAVADALGFPRAEIAWEPHIYEASSDRLLAVLRAQPDDADNLLLVGHNPGMTQFANALADDRLDNIPTAGAYTLRLPVAHWRDAAYGSGSRIAYDTPKNPDAD, encoded by the coding sequence GTGAAGACGCTCACCCTGCTGCGCCATGCCAAATCGAGCTGGAAGCAGCCTGATCTGACCGATTTCGACCGTCCGCTCAACGACCGCGGGCAGACCGATGCCCCCGAAACGGGTCGCCGTCTCGCCCGGCGCGGCTTCAAGCCCACGCGCATCATCAGCAGCCCGGCCGTCAGGGCGCGCGCCACCGCCGAAGCGGTGGCCGACGCCCTCGGCTTTCCGCGCGCCGAGATCGCCTGGGAGCCCCACATCTACGAGGCGAGCAGCGACCGGCTGCTCGCCGTACTCCGCGCCCAACCGGACGACGCCGACAACCTGCTGCTGGTCGGGCACAACCCCGGGATGACGCAGTTCGCCAATGCGCTTGCCGACGACCGCCTCGACAACATCCCCACTGCCGGCGCCTACACGCTCCGTCTGCCGGTCGCGCACTGGCGCGACGCCGCCTATGGCAGCGGCTCGCGCATCGCCTACGACACCCCCAAAAACCCCGACGCAGACTGA
- a CDS encoding DnaJ family domain-containing protein, whose product MDPVDAIAERRIREALERGELDDLPGAGRPLELDDDAHVPSELRAAYRLLKNAGFLPPEVELRREIGEAQALIDVSTEPEERNRAQRRLELLRQRLCGDAHRDLRLDEQYYQEVCARLDTQQGGDQT is encoded by the coding sequence ATGGACCCCGTAGACGCCATTGCCGAACGTCGAATCCGCGAGGCGCTCGAACGCGGCGAGCTGGACGATCTGCCTGGCGCGGGCCGTCCGCTCGAACTGGATGACGACGCGCATGTCCCGTCTGAACTGCGCGCAGCTTATCGTCTGCTCAAGAATGCCGGCTTTCTGCCCCCTGAAGTCGAACTGCGCCGCGAGATCGGCGAGGCCCAGGCACTCATCGATGTCTCGACCGAACCCGAGGAGCGTAACCGGGCGCAGCGTCGGTTGGAGTTGCTGCGCCAACGCCTGTGCGGCGATGCGCACCGCGACCTGCGGCTGGACGAGCAGTATTACCAGGAAGTCTGTGCGCGACTGGATACGCAGCAGGGTGGCGATCAGACCTAA
- the rlmD gene encoding 23S rRNA (uracil(1939)-C(5))-methyltransferase RlmD — MARRNNRRRGPPRAPAELSIESLAQDGRGVARLDGKAVFVAGGLPGERVRAAFTQTHRDYDEAEAEAVLAASPERVEPRCPHYGVCGGCSLQHLAPEAQIAAKQRALLEALSRIGGVAPERVLEPLTAPVWGYRRKARLGVRYVAKKGRVLIGFRERQGRLLADLARCEVLVPEVGERFGELASLIEGLSVREQIPQIEVMAGDGTISLVFRHLEPLNDDDRARLTAFAQDTGLFVALQPGGPDTIVPLWPEAQPLSYAQPDFGTHVDFRPGDFIQVNAGINRQMVVRALELLDVRPDMDVLELFSGLGNFTLPLLARGARVVAVEGDPAMTERAARNAIANGLAGAEQHAADLFAPDPKAPWLTRRYDRVLLDPPRSGAREMLPYIARLAPARIVYVSCDPATLARDAGELAKVHGYRLEAAGVMDMFPHTAHVESIALFVRPGA, encoded by the coding sequence GTGGCGCGCAGAAACAACCGGCGCCGCGGCCCGCCGCGAGCCCCGGCCGAACTGTCCATCGAATCGCTGGCTCAGGACGGGCGCGGCGTCGCACGGCTCGACGGCAAGGCCGTGTTCGTCGCCGGCGGGCTGCCCGGCGAGCGCGTGCGCGCCGCCTTCACGCAGACCCATCGCGACTACGACGAGGCCGAGGCGGAGGCGGTGCTCGCGGCCTCGCCCGAACGGGTCGAGCCGCGCTGCCCGCACTATGGCGTCTGCGGCGGCTGCAGCCTGCAGCATCTCGCTCCCGAGGCGCAGATCGCCGCCAAGCAGCGTGCCCTGCTGGAAGCCCTGTCGCGCATCGGCGGCGTCGCGCCGGAACGCGTGCTGGAGCCGCTCACCGCGCCGGTGTGGGGCTATCGGCGCAAGGCGAGACTGGGCGTGCGCTACGTCGCCAAGAAGGGGCGGGTGCTGATCGGGTTCCGCGAACGCCAGGGACGCCTGCTGGCCGACCTCGCGCGTTGCGAGGTGCTGGTGCCCGAGGTGGGCGAACGCTTCGGCGAACTGGCGTCGCTGATCGAGGGCCTGAGCGTACGCGAGCAGATCCCTCAGATCGAGGTCATGGCGGGCGACGGGACGATCAGTCTGGTGTTCCGCCACCTCGAACCCCTGAACGACGACGACCGCGCCCGATTGACCGCCTTTGCGCAGGACACGGGCCTGTTCGTTGCCCTGCAGCCGGGCGGGCCCGACACCATCGTCCCGTTGTGGCCGGAAGCGCAGCCACTGAGCTACGCACAGCCGGATTTCGGCACCCACGTGGATTTCCGCCCTGGCGATTTCATCCAGGTCAACGCCGGGATCAACCGCCAGATGGTCGTGCGCGCCCTTGAACTGCTCGACGTGCGGCCGGACATGGACGTGCTGGAGCTGTTCAGCGGCCTGGGCAATTTCACTCTGCCGCTGCTCGCCCGCGGGGCGCGGGTGGTGGCCGTCGAAGGCGACCCCGCGATGACCGAGCGCGCCGCGCGCAACGCGATCGCGAACGGTCTTGCCGGCGCCGAGCAGCACGCCGCCGACCTGTTCGCGCCAGACCCCAAGGCGCCCTGGCTCACCCGCCGCTATGACCGCGTGCTGCTCGACCCGCCGCGCTCCGGCGCGCGCGAGATGCTGCCGTACATCGCTCGTCTGGCGCCTGCGCGCATCGTCTACGTCTCCTGCGATCCGGCCACCCTCGCGCGCGATGCCGGGGAGTTGGCGAAGGTTCACGGCTACCGTCTCGAAGCGGCCGGCGTCATGGACATGTTCCCGCATACCGCCCACGTCGAGTCCATCGCTCTGTTCGTGCGTCCCGGCGCCTGA
- a CDS encoding 3'-5' exonuclease, translating into MVFDIETVPDVEGGRRVYGLDGLSDVDVAQAMYQLRMAKTGGDFLAHHLHRIVAISVVFRHADQLKVWSLGDLDSDESELLRRFFDGLDRYTPTLVSWNGGGFDLPVIHYRALRHGVPAPRYWEVGDDDREFRFNNYLNRFHWLHTDLMDVLSGYQGRAVAPLDEVATLLGLPGKMGMSGAKVWDAYQAGDLAGIRDYCETDVLNTYLVYLRFEYLRGHLGAEAYAAEQARVRDLLGTAEAAHLQEFLKAWDANGAD; encoded by the coding sequence ATGGTGTTCGACATCGAGACGGTGCCCGACGTCGAGGGCGGGCGCCGCGTGTACGGGCTCGACGGGCTGTCCGACGTCGATGTCGCCCAGGCCATGTACCAGCTGCGCATGGCCAAGACCGGCGGGGACTTCCTTGCCCATCACCTGCACCGCATCGTCGCCATCTCCGTGGTGTTCCGCCACGCGGACCAGCTCAAGGTCTGGTCGCTGGGCGATCTCGATTCCGACGAGTCCGAGCTGCTGCGTCGCTTCTTCGACGGCCTCGACCGCTACACGCCCACCCTGGTGTCGTGGAACGGCGGCGGTTTCGATCTGCCGGTGATCCACTACCGCGCGCTGCGCCACGGCGTGCCCGCGCCGCGCTACTGGGAGGTCGGCGACGACGACCGCGAGTTCCGCTTCAACAACTACCTCAACCGCTTCCACTGGCTGCACACCGACCTCATGGACGTGCTGTCCGGCTACCAGGGTCGCGCCGTCGCGCCGCTCGACGAGGTGGCCACGCTGCTCGGCCTGCCCGGTAAGATGGGCATGAGCGGGGCCAAGGTCTGGGACGCCTATCAGGCCGGCGATCTCGCTGGCATCCGCGACTACTGCGAAACCGACGTGCTCAACACCTATCTCGTCTATCTGCGCTTCGAATACCTGCGCGGGCATCTCGGTGCAGAGGCCTACGCGGCCGAACAGGCGCGCGTGCGCGATCTGCTCGGTACGGCCGAGGCCGCGCACCTGCAGGAATTTCTCAAGGCCTGGGACGCGAACGGAGCGGATTGA
- the cysM gene encoding cysteine synthase CysM encodes MEYPTIEQFVGNTPLVRLQRLPGETSNVILVKLEGNNPAGSVKDRPALSMIRHAEERGEIKPGDTLIEATSGNTGIALAMAAAIRGYRMVLIMPDNMSAERRATMKAFGAEIVLVTRAEGMEAARDLALSMQAEGKGRVLDQFSNPDNPLAHYEGTGPEIWRDTHGEITHFVSSMGTTGTIMGNSAYLKTQNPGIEVIGVQPQEGASIPGIRRWPQAYLPKIFEPARVDRVIDVSQEAAETTMRRLAAEEGIFCGVSSGGAVAAALQVSAEVENATIVSIVCDRGDRYISTGVFPA; translated from the coding sequence ATGGAATACCCCACGATAGAGCAGTTCGTCGGCAATACGCCGCTGGTGCGCCTGCAACGCCTGCCCGGCGAGACCAGCAATGTCATCCTGGTCAAGCTCGAAGGCAACAACCCGGCCGGTTCGGTCAAGGACCGCCCGGCGCTGAGCATGATCCGGCATGCCGAGGAACGCGGCGAGATCAAGCCCGGCGACACCTTGATCGAGGCGACCAGCGGCAACACCGGCATCGCCCTGGCCATGGCGGCGGCGATCCGCGGCTACCGCATGGTGCTGATCATGCCGGACAACATGAGCGCGGAGCGCCGCGCCACCATGAAGGCCTTCGGCGCAGAGATCGTGCTGGTCACGCGCGCCGAGGGCATGGAAGCCGCCCGCGACCTCGCCCTGAGCATGCAGGCCGAGGGCAAGGGGCGGGTGCTCGACCAGTTCTCCAACCCCGACAACCCGCTCGCGCATTACGAAGGCACCGGCCCGGAGATCTGGCGCGACACGCACGGCGAGATCACGCATTTCGTCAGTTCCATGGGTACCACCGGCACCATCATGGGCAACTCCGCCTACCTCAAGACGCAGAACCCCGGGATCGAGGTCATCGGCGTGCAGCCGCAGGAAGGCGCGAGCATCCCCGGCATCCGCCGCTGGCCGCAGGCCTACCTGCCCAAGATCTTCGAGCCGGCGCGGGTTGACCGCGTCATCGACGTCTCGCAGGAGGCCGCGGAAACGACCATGCGCCGGCTGGCCGCGGAGGAGGGCATCTTCTGCGGCGTTTCCTCCGGCGGTGCGGTGGCGGCGGCGCTGCAGGTCTCGGCCGAGGTGGAGAACGCGACCATCGTCTCCATCGTCTGCGACCGCGGCGACCGCTACATCTCCACGGGGGTGTTTCCCGCGTGA
- the acpS gene encoding holo-ACP synthase, whose product MAIRGIGVDLVRVARLERLHARYGERLAERVLHPDERPGLAEAPEPARYLAKRFAAKEAGSKALGTGFALGVRLRDLRVVHDDLGKPALVLSGVAAERAAALGVTGCHLSLSDEHEHVIALVVLEGA is encoded by the coding sequence GTGGCCATCCGCGGCATCGGCGTGGATCTGGTGAGGGTGGCGCGGCTGGAGCGGCTGCATGCGCGCTACGGCGAGCGTCTCGCGGAACGCGTATTGCATCCAGACGAACGCCCGGGTCTTGCCGAGGCGCCGGAACCGGCGCGTTACCTGGCCAAGCGCTTCGCTGCCAAGGAGGCGGGCAGCAAGGCGCTCGGTACCGGCTTCGCGCTCGGCGTGAGGCTGCGCGATCTGCGGGTGGTGCACGACGACCTGGGCAAACCGGCGCTGGTGCTGAGCGGCGTCGCCGCCGAACGCGCGGCGGCACTGGGGGTGACCGGCTGCCATCTGTCGCTCAGCGACGAACACGAACACGTCATCGCGCTGGTGGTGCTCGAAGGCGCGTGA